One Gloeothece verrucosa PCC 7822 DNA window includes the following coding sequences:
- a CDS encoding site-2 protease family protein codes for MFNASETTAIIVILLAAVGILAWGYMRAKTFGKLGVLAWLQSVVLMGPWLVFFGLFAAGIYLNLVGILSLLVGSVIVYIYLGKRLRAEGQDTILRERAAQRLKEQQEQAIQASGEPVSHPNQSLENKLPSAELPLTIIAEVLPIPEEDLKVMQGIFGIDTFFVTETISYQEGAIFKGNLRGEPDLVHARLSEKLESHFQDKYRLFLVEGSEGKPVVIILPSSDDPQPSTLAQKNLALVLLIATIATSLEASSILLGFDLFNNLGRYQEAIPLSLGIWGILAAHEIGHRLIAKRYNIRLSIPFFLPTWQIGSFGAITRFESLVPNRNVLFDITFAGPALGGLVSLIFLVIGLVLSHQGSLFQVPTRFFQGSILVGSLARVVLGDALQNSLIDVHPLTIIGWLGLIINALNLLPAGQLDGGRIVQAIYGRKTARRATIATLVILGIVALVNPANPVPLYWAILILFLQRDLERPTLNELSEPDDTRAAWGLLVLFLMLATLIPLSPALAGRLGIGG; via the coding sequence ATGTTTAATGCTTCTGAGACGACTGCCATTATTGTTATTCTCCTAGCTGCTGTAGGAATTCTCGCTTGGGGCTATATGAGAGCAAAAACCTTCGGTAAACTAGGAGTATTAGCCTGGTTACAATCTGTTGTTCTCATGGGTCCTTGGCTAGTGTTTTTCGGTCTATTTGCAGCAGGGATATACTTAAATTTGGTGGGCATTCTTTCGCTTTTAGTCGGCTCAGTTATAGTTTATATTTATCTGGGCAAACGTCTTAGGGCTGAGGGCCAAGATACTATTCTACGAGAACGAGCAGCCCAACGGCTCAAAGAACAACAAGAACAAGCAATTCAAGCCAGTGGCGAACCAGTTTCCCACCCCAATCAATCTTTAGAAAACAAGTTACCTTCAGCAGAATTACCTTTAACGATCATCGCCGAAGTTTTACCCATTCCTGAAGAAGACCTTAAGGTCATGCAAGGAATTTTTGGCATTGATACTTTTTTTGTCACGGAGACGATTTCTTATCAAGAAGGAGCTATTTTTAAAGGGAATTTACGAGGAGAGCCGGACCTCGTTCACGCTCGTCTTTCAGAAAAACTAGAATCTCATTTCCAAGACAAATATAGATTGTTCCTTGTGGAGGGTTCTGAAGGTAAACCGGTGGTGATTATTCTTCCTAGCAGTGATGACCCCCAACCCTCAACCCTAGCTCAGAAAAATTTAGCTTTAGTTCTGTTGATTGCTACCATTGCCACCAGTTTAGAAGCCTCTAGTATTTTACTCGGATTTGATTTATTTAATAATTTAGGTCGCTATCAAGAAGCTATTCCCCTCAGTCTGGGAATATGGGGCATATTAGCCGCTCATGAAATCGGTCATCGACTAATCGCTAAACGCTATAATATTCGCCTGAGTATTCCCTTTTTTCTGCCCACCTGGCAAATTGGCTCTTTTGGGGCTATTACTCGCTTTGAGTCTTTAGTGCCTAACCGTAATGTTCTTTTTGATATTACTTTTGCCGGACCGGCTTTAGGGGGACTGGTATCTTTAATATTTCTCGTGATTGGTTTAGTGTTATCTCATCAGGGGAGTCTGTTTCAAGTTCCCACACGCTTTTTCCAAGGGTCAATTTTAGTGGGATCTTTGGCGCGAGTGGTTTTAGGTGATGCCCTACAAAACTCCTTAATTGATGTTCATCCTTTAACCATTATTGGTTGGTTAGGTTTGATTATTAATGCTTTAAATTTACTGCCGGCTGGACAATTAGATGGGGGACGCATTGTTCAAGCTATCTATGGTCGTAAAACCGCCAGACGCGCCACCATCGCTACCCTAGTGATTTTGGGAATTGTGGCTTTAGTCAATCCGGCTAATCCAGTTCCTTTGTATTGGGCAATTTTAATCCTGTTTTTACAACGAGATTTAGAACGCCCAACCCTCAATGAATTAAGCGAACCCGATGATACCCGCGCCGCTTGGGGTTTGTTGGTACTGTTTTTGATGTTGGCCACCTTAATTCCTTTAAGTCCCGCTTTAGCAGGGCGTTTGGGAATCGGCGGCTAA
- the murQ gene encoding N-acetylmuramic acid 6-phosphate etherase: MNNLEERGHLLTEQINPNSQNLDQLSSLELVELFNAEDAQTLKAIAMAKNELAKTIDLTTAALRKGGRLFYIGAGTSGRLGVLDAAECPPTFCTPPEMVQGIIAGGAAALLRSSEDLEDKLEDGAQAIAQRQITELDVVVGITAGGTTPFVHGAIDAAKGRGATTICISCVPYEQVEIYADVDIRLLSGPEIVAGSTRLKAGTVTKMALNIISTGVMVRLGKVYGNRMVDVAVTNRKLHDRALRIIQDLTDLNRTEAGYLLERSGRRVKLALLMHWTGVEPETGDRLLEEHQGNLRAALNSTIINS, translated from the coding sequence ATGAACAATTTAGAAGAAAGGGGACATTTATTAACTGAGCAGATTAACCCCAATAGCCAAAATCTGGACCAGTTAAGCTCATTAGAATTGGTAGAGTTATTTAATGCCGAAGATGCTCAAACCTTAAAAGCCATCGCCATGGCCAAAAATGAGTTAGCAAAAACCATTGATTTGACAACGGCGGCCTTACGTAAAGGAGGAAGATTATTTTATATCGGTGCCGGCACCAGTGGAAGATTAGGGGTACTCGATGCGGCAGAATGTCCCCCAACTTTCTGTACTCCCCCCGAGATGGTACAGGGAATTATTGCCGGAGGAGCCGCCGCCTTACTTCGCAGTTCCGAAGACTTAGAAGATAAATTAGAAGATGGGGCGCAAGCCATAGCCCAACGACAAATAACAGAATTAGATGTAGTAGTGGGAATCACTGCCGGGGGAACAACGCCTTTTGTTCACGGCGCAATAGATGCGGCTAAAGGACGGGGAGCAACCACCATTTGTATTAGTTGTGTTCCTTATGAACAAGTAGAAATCTATGCTGATGTCGATATTCGTCTTCTGAGTGGTCCAGAAATCGTGGCCGGCTCAACTCGACTCAAAGCCGGTACCGTCACGAAAATGGCTTTAAATATTATCTCTACAGGGGTAATGGTACGCTTAGGAAAAGTCTATGGAAATCGGATGGTAGACGTAGCAGTGACTAACCGCAAACTCCATGACCGCGCTCTACGCATTATACAAGACTTAACCGATTTAAATCGTACTGAGGCCGGATATCTGTTGGAGAGAAGTGGCAGACGAGTTAAACTAGCTTTGTTGATGCACTGGACCGGAGTGGAACCCGAAACCGGCGATCGCCTCCTAGAAGAACACCAAGGCAATCTAAGAGCCGCTCTCAATAGCACCATCATCAACAGTTAA
- a CDS encoding cyclic nucleotide-binding domain-containing protein, with protein MKKVLFLFGELNDDDLDWIIARGQLEKISPNTILIEQDQPIDKLYILLKGQVEVLRTDQDSTQVIAKGGSGEVFGEMSFIDNLLPSATVKATENSVVLSIPCLQLADRLNQDIGFSSRFYRAITLFLSSRLRHTLKNLAYNPKEEEKEDIEPQNLPPAFLDVLPFAEARFDWLLRRVNNHI; from the coding sequence ATGAAAAAAGTGCTGTTTCTCTTTGGAGAATTGAACGATGATGACCTCGACTGGATCATTGCCCGAGGACAACTTGAAAAGATCTCCCCAAATACCATTCTTATTGAGCAAGACCAACCGATTGATAAGCTATACATTCTTCTCAAAGGACAGGTAGAGGTGTTGAGAACTGATCAAGATAGCACACAAGTGATCGCCAAAGGGGGAAGCGGCGAAGTTTTTGGAGAAATGTCCTTTATTGATAACCTTCTTCCTTCTGCTACCGTAAAAGCCACTGAAAACTCCGTCGTTTTATCCATTCCTTGTCTTCAGTTAGCTGACCGGCTTAATCAAGATATTGGCTTTTCTTCTCGGTTTTACCGGGCGATCACCTTATTTCTCTCTAGTCGTCTTCGCCATACACTTAAAAATTTAGCTTATAACCCCAAAGAGGAAGAAAAAGAGGACATTGAACCTCAAAATCTGCCGCCGGCTTTTTTAGATGTCCTTCCTTTTGCTGAGGCTCGTTTTGATTGGTTACTGCGCCGTGTCAATAACCACATCTAG
- a CDS encoding sulfate ABC transporter substrate-binding protein: MSKSRKGRLSWLKGVLSWLNLSMSNRRLKSSSFKSFVQLFVIGLSLTVVIAACTSTNRDTSLTTSQPNEVELNLVSFSVTGAAYEKIIPKFVEKWQQEHNQKVIFKQSYGGSSSQALLVAQGKEEADVVHLSLALDIQKLERAGLINPDWETEFPNNGIVSQSVVALVTREGNPKNINTWNDLTQAGLTLITPNPTTSGLGRWNFLALWNAAKQGGADEKQTRDFLAKIYKNAPILPESAREATNTFIKAQGDVLLTYESELINDALQGKKPPYVIPDVNFSIDNPVAVVDKNVDRHGTREVAAAFVEYLYSVEAQKEFALLGYRPIASSLWQDQALTKQYPPIKSLATVKDYGGWAKIQKQFFDDNGIFVQILKTIKAA, encoded by the coding sequence ATGAGTAAATCTAGGAAAGGCAGACTGTCCTGGCTGAAGGGCGTGCTGTCTTGGCTTAACTTATCTATGTCAAACCGGCGGCTAAAGAGCAGTTCTTTTAAAAGCTTTGTTCAGCTTTTTGTGATCGGGTTAAGTTTAACTGTCGTGATCGCCGCCTGTACTTCTACCAATAGAGATACATCTTTGACCACCAGTCAACCCAATGAGGTTGAACTGAACCTTGTTTCTTTCTCTGTCACCGGGGCCGCCTACGAAAAAATTATTCCCAAGTTTGTCGAAAAGTGGCAACAGGAGCATAATCAAAAAGTCATCTTTAAGCAGAGTTATGGCGGCTCTAGCTCTCAAGCTCTTTTGGTGGCTCAAGGCAAAGAAGAAGCCGATGTAGTACACTTGTCACTTGCTCTCGATATTCAAAAGCTTGAAAGAGCAGGATTAATTAACCCAGATTGGGAAACAGAATTTCCTAACAATGGGATTGTGAGCCAATCAGTAGTAGCCTTAGTGACTCGCGAAGGCAATCCCAAAAACATTAACACTTGGAACGATCTAACCCAAGCCGGACTAACTCTGATCACCCCTAACCCCACCACATCCGGTTTAGGACGCTGGAATTTTTTAGCTTTGTGGAATGCAGCCAAGCAAGGAGGAGCGGATGAAAAGCAAACCCGAGACTTTCTCGCAAAAATTTATAAAAATGCCCCTATTTTGCCTGAAAGTGCCAGAGAAGCGACCAATACATTTATCAAAGCTCAAGGAGATGTGTTGCTCACCTATGAAAGTGAGTTAATTAATGATGCTCTCCAGGGGAAAAAACCGCCCTACGTTATTCCTGATGTCAATTTTTCCATTGATAATCCGGTTGCTGTGGTGGATAAAAACGTAGATCGACACGGTACTCGTGAAGTAGCGGCAGCTTTTGTCGAGTATTTGTACAGTGTCGAAGCTCAAAAAGAGTTCGCCCTTCTCGGCTATCGACCCATTGCTTCTAGTCTATGGCAAGACCAAGCCTTAACTAAGCAATACCCTCCAATTAAAAGTCTAGCAACGGTTAAAGATTATGGCGGCTGGGCTAAAATTCAGAAACAGTTTTTTGATGATAACGGGATTTTTGTCCAAATCTTGAAAACGATCAAAGCCGCTTAA
- a CDS encoding DUF2996 domain-containing protein: MSEETASNPKATAQAEADAAPAKAEAKKKEKEPAIEDKPFTEFIEQDFTPALKKALLGQGLKDVELTFKKDKLPLAGSSSSEEYWQVNGSLPQGGRQFNLYFLDEDISGKKAFSCSNGGKKPSIIESFMIDERKVNLDLMVLYTLQRLNGQKWLTKN, encoded by the coding sequence ATGTCAGAAGAAACCGCATCTAACCCAAAAGCCACAGCCCAAGCCGAAGCTGATGCCGCACCAGCTAAAGCCGAAGCCAAAAAGAAGGAAAAAGAACCTGCTATCGAAGACAAACCCTTCACTGAGTTCATCGAACAAGATTTTACCCCTGCCTTAAAAAAAGCTCTTTTAGGTCAGGGGCTAAAAGATGTAGAATTAACCTTTAAAAAGGATAAACTTCCCTTGGCTGGCAGTTCTTCTAGTGAGGAATACTGGCAAGTAAACGGCTCTTTGCCCCAAGGAGGGAGACAATTTAACCTCTATTTCCTCGATGAAGATATCAGTGGTAAAAAAGCTTTTTCCTGCTCCAATGGAGGGAAAAAACCGAGTATCATTGAATCTTTTATGATTGATGAACGAAAGGTCAACTTAGATTTAATGGTGTTATATACATTGCAACGCCTGAATGGTCAAAAGTGGTTGACAAAAAACTAA
- the psaC gene encoding photosystem I iron-sulfur center protein PsaC, translating into MSHSVKIYDTCIGCTQCVRACPTDVLEMVPWDGCKAAQIASSPRTQDCVGCKRCETACPTDFLSIRVYLGAETTRSMGLAY; encoded by the coding sequence ATGTCTCATAGCGTTAAAATCTACGACACTTGCATTGGCTGCACTCAGTGCGTTCGCGCTTGTCCTACAGATGTGTTGGAAATGGTGCCTTGGGATGGCTGTAAAGCCGCTCAAATCGCCTCTTCTCCTCGCACTCAAGACTGTGTTGGTTGTAAGCGTTGTGAAACCGCTTGCCCAACCGATTTCTTGAGCATCCGCGTCTATCTGGGAGCAGAAACTACCCGAAGCATGGGTCTAGCTTACTAA
- a CDS encoding DUF3110 domain-containing protein encodes MRVYVLLFNVGTENEGIHTVQMGNRNKVLMFESEDDATRYALLLEAQDFPAPSVESIESIEVEEFCRSADYDCELIKEGMLAIPPEKNVDKPQWSEEEQSKEKIEPAQKETETVSGMSQDELERIRRQLEGLL; translated from the coding sequence ATGCGTGTATATGTACTATTGTTTAATGTAGGCACGGAAAATGAAGGGATTCATACGGTTCAAATGGGAAACCGCAATAAAGTGTTAATGTTTGAGTCAGAAGATGATGCCACTCGGTACGCTTTATTATTAGAAGCTCAAGATTTTCCCGCCCCATCTGTAGAGTCGATAGAATCTATTGAAGTTGAAGAATTCTGCCGCAGTGCCGATTATGATTGTGAACTAATCAAAGAAGGAATGTTAGCAATTCCTCCGGAAAAAAATGTAGATAAACCTCAATGGAGCGAAGAAGAACAATCAAAAGAGAAAATAGAACCGGCTCAAAAAGAAACAGAAACGGTTTCGGGAATGTCCCAAGATGAGCTAGAGCGCATTCGTCGTCAGCTTGAAGGACTTTTGTAA